The Ammospiza nelsoni isolate bAmmNel1 chromosome 27, bAmmNel1.pri, whole genome shotgun sequence genome contains a region encoding:
- the DPP9 gene encoding dipeptidyl peptidase 9 has product MQKIKRVRLENETAGSWRSFLPSSEGEARMTAVDTLSDSSEVVEMEDVPSQFQVQKHSWDGLRDIIHSSRKYSGMIVNKAPHDFQFVRKTEESSPHSHRLYYLGMPYGSRENSLLYSEIPKKVRKEALLLLSWKQMLDHFQATPHHGMYSREEELLRERKRLGVFGITSYDFHSESGLFLFQASNSLFHCRDGGKNGFMVSPMKPLEIKTQCSGPRMDPKICPADPAFFSFINNNDLWVANIETGEERRLTYCHKGLSNVLDDPKSAGVATFVIQEEFDRFTGYWWCPTASTEGSEDLKTLRILYEEVDESEVEIIHVPSPALEERKTDSYRYPRTGSKNPKITLKLAEFKTDSKGKIVCAQDKELVQPFAALFPTVEYIARAGWTRDGKYAWAMFLDRPQQRLQLVLLPPALFIPVPENEEQRAEFAKTVPENVQPFVIYEETTDVWINVHDIFYPFIQPEGEEEELCFIRANECKTGFCHLYRVTAILKPGSHDWVQPCVHSEDDFKCPIKEEVALTGGEWEVLARHGSKIWVNEATKLVYFQGTKDTPLEHHLYVVSYESPGEIMRLTTPGFSHSCSMSQNFDMFISHYSSVSTPPCVHIYKLSGSDDDPLHKQPRFWASMMEAASCPPDYVPPEIFHFRTQSDVELYGMVYKPHDVQPGKKHPTVLFVYGGPQVQLVNNSFKGIKYLRLNTLASLGYAVVVIDGRGSCQRGLKFEGALKNQMGQVEIEDQVEGLHYVAEKYGFIDLSRVAIHGWSYGGFLSLMGLICKPNVFKIAIAGAPVTVWMAYDTGYTERYMDVPENNQQGYEAGSVALHVEKLPNEPNRLLILHGFLDENVHFFHTNFLVSQLIRAGKPYQLQIYPNERHSIRCPESGEHYEITLLHFLQEYL; this is encoded by the exons ATGCAGAAGATAAAGAGGGTTCGTCTGGAAAACGAGACTGCAGGAAGTTGGAGAAG TTTTTTGCCCAGTTCTGAAGGAGAAGCAAGGATGACTGCAGTGGACACGCTCTCAGACAGCTCCGAAGTGGTCGAGATGGAGGATGTGCCTTCCCAATTCCAGGTGCAAAAGCATTCTTGGGATGGGCTGCGTGACATTattcacagcagcaggaagtaCTCGGGCATGATAGTGAACAAAGCTCCCCATGATTTCCAGTTTGTCCGGAAAACAGAGGAGTCCAGCCCGCACTCTCACCGCCTCTATTACCTGG GAATGCCATATGGTAGCAGAGAGAATTCCCTTCTTTACTCAGAGATTCCCAAAAAGGTACGGAAGGAGGCCTTGCTGCTCTTGTCCTGGAAACAGATGCTGGATCACTTTCAG GCAACCCCTCACCACGGGATGTATTCCAGAGAGGAAGAGCTCTTGAGGGAGCGCAAGAGGCTGGGAGTCTTTGGGATAACATCCTATGATTTCCACAGTGAGAGTGGCCTGTTCCTCTTCCAGGCCAGCAACAGCCTCTTCCATTGTCGAGATGGGGGCAAGAATGGCTTCATG GTGTCTCCAATGAAGCCTCTGGAGATCAAGACCCAGTGCTCAGGGCCACGGATGGATCCCAAAATCTGCCCTGCTGACCCAGCCTTCTTCTCCTTCATTAACAACAACGACCTGTGGGTGGCAAACATCGAGACGGGCGAGGAGAGGCGGCTGACATACTGCCATAAAG GCTTATCCAATGTTCTGGATGACCCCAAGTCTGCTGGTGTAGCCACTTTTGTCATTCAGGAGGAGTTTGATCGGTTCACGGGCTATTGGTGGTGTCCCACAGCTTCCACAGAAG GTTCAGAGGATTTGAAAACACTGCGGATCCTGTATGAGGAAGTTGATGAGTCAGAGGTGGAGATAATTCATGTTCCTTCACCTGccttggaggagagaaaaacagattCCTATCGGTACCCCAGGACAG gcagcaaaaACCCCAAGATTACATTGAAACTGGCAGAATTTAAAACAGACAGCAAGGGTAAG ATTGTGTGTGCTCAGGACAAAGAGCTGGTGCAACCCTTTGCTGCCCTGTTTCCCACTGTGGAGTACATTGCCCGTGCTGGATGGACCCGGGATGGCAAATA TGCCTGGGCTATGTTCCTAGACAGACCTCAGCAGAGGCTCCAGCTAGTCCTTCTGCCTCCAGCACTCTTTATTCCAGTCCCAGAAAATGAGGAGCAGCGTGCTGAATTTGCCAAAACTGTGCCAGAAAATGTCCAGCCATTTGTGATCTATGAAGAAACCACTGATGTGTGGATAAAT GTTCATGACATCTTCTATCCTTTCATCCAGCcggagggggaggaggaagagctcTGCTTTATCCGAGCCAACGAGTGCAAAACAGGGTTCTGTCACCTGTACAGGGTGACAGCAATCCTGAAGCCAGGCAGCCACGACTGGGTGCAGCCCTGTGTCCACAGTGAGG ATGATTTCAAATGTCCCATCAAGGAGGAGGTTGCTCTGACTGGTGGGGAATGGGAGGTGCTGGCAAGGCATGGATCCAAG ATCTGGGTCAATGAGGCCACCAAGCTGGTGTATTTCCAAGGCACCAAGGACACCCCGCTGGAGCACCACCTCTACGTGGTCAGCTACGAGTCTCCCGGGGAGATCATGCGCCTCACCACTCCAGGcttctcccacagctgctccatgAGCCAG AACTTTGACATGTTCATCAGCCACTACAGCAGCGTGAGCACTCCTCCCTGTGTGCACATCTACAAGCTCAGCGGCTCTGACGATGACCCTCTCCACAAGCAGCCCAGGTTTTGGGCCAGCATGATGGAGGCAGCCA gctgtcCCCCAGACTACGTCCCCCCGGAGATCTTCCATTTCCGCACGCAGTCGGACGTGGAGCTCTACGGAATGGTCTACAAGCCCCACGATGTCCAGCCTGGCAAGAAACATCCCACGGTGCTCTTTGTCTATGGAGGCCCTCAG GTGCAGCTGGTGAACAACTCCTTCAAAGGCATCAAGTACCTGCGGCTGAACACGTTGGCATCCCTGGGCTATGCTGTGGTGGTGATTGATGGGAGGGGATCGTGTCAGCGAGGCCTCAAATTTGAAGGAGCCCTGAAAAACCAAATG GGTCAGGTGGAGATAGAGGACCAGGTGGAAGGTTTACATTATGTAGCAGAAAAATACGGGTTCATCGACTTGAGCCGGGTCGCCATCCACGGCTGGTCCTATGGGGGCTTTCTGTCCCTCATGGGGCTCATCTGTAAACCCAACGTCTTCAAG ATTGCCATAGCAGGTGCCCCTGTCACCGTGTGGATGGCCTACGACACCGGCTACACCGAGCGCTACATGGACGTCCCCGAGAACAACCAGCAGGGCTACGAGGCTGGCTCGGTGGCACTGCACGTGGAAAAGCTTCCCAATGA GCCAAATCGTTTGCTGATCCTCCATGGCTTTTTGGATGAAAATGTGCACTTTTTTCACACCAACTTCCTGGTATCGCAGCTAATCCGGGCTGGAAAACCTTACCAGCTGCAG atctACCCCAACGAGAGACACAGTATTCGGTGCCCTGAGTCAGGAGAGCACTACGAAATCACGCTGCTGCACTTTCTACAAGAATACCTCTGA